GCAAGCGCCAGTCTCTCGACCTCGTTTGGACCGATCCGGTGCTTTTCGCCTTCGAACTCGACGACCAGGGTATTCCCGTCGAGGCGGACCACTCGACCCATCGAACCATTCCAGAGGTTCCGATCATAGTCGTTTACAGTCCAGATGCAGGGATCGCCGTCGGCGAACCCATTCATCGACGGAGCGCCGGTCGCCACCCGTTCCGCGTGGAAATAGGCGTTGATGGCGTCAATTCCGGCAGGGCCAGCATAGACCGAACCTAAGACCTGAACCTCCTCGCCTCGAAGATCGTGCAGAACGTCCTCGATCGCGTGGATGACCTTTCTCCCGTTCGCGCGGATGAAGCTGCACCCCCCGCGGCGCGATGAATAGGCAGGGAGATGGGGTAATGTCCCGCCACGTATGGCGACAGACACCTGTGGAATCCCTGTGCTTTCAGCTGCCCTGAGAATGCGCGTCAGTTCCGTTTGGGGTATCCGCGTCTCTTCGACAAGCCTGTGAAGTGTCAGGCCGAACCCGATGGGCGGCAACTGGGCGGTATCTCCAACCAGCAGGCAACGGGCTTCTTTCGGAAGATGGAACAGGATTCGGTAGAGGGTCGGAAGGTCAAGCATCGACGCTTCGTCGATGATGACCAGCGTGTGGCGGCCGAGTTCGAGCCTCCCGTCCGCCGTACCCTTCAGCCAAGAGGCGACCGTCTGCGCATGCTGGCCGGTCGCCTCGGAAATCCGCTTGGCGGCCCGTCCGGCAATGGCAAGCTGGTAGACTTTCATGCCAAAATTGCGCGCCGCGGCGTTCACCGCCTTCAGCGCGGTGGTCTTGCCTACGCCCGCACCACCGATCAACAGCGAGAAGCGATGGCCGATCGCCATCATAACGGCCTCCCTCTGCTCACCGGTCAAGGAACCCAACGGATCAAACCCGTCGAGGAAGCGCGCCACATCCTGCGCCGTGATCCCGTCAAGGAACAGATCGCTCTCGTCTACGGCTGCGATATGCTCTTCGATGCGGCTCTCGATAAAACGCTCCATATAGGCCCCGCCGGCAGGCTGGTAGCCGCCAGCGATCGGGAGCGCTGCGCGATCTCCCACAGCCGCTGCGAGGGCGCGCTCGGCGCTGTCGATGCTGACGCTCAGACGTTTTGCCGTCTGGACAACCAGTTCCCGGTGCGAACACCAGGTATGTTTTCGATCCAACCTGTCGTACAAAACCGACTCGACGGCCGCCACCTGCCTTCGTGGATCGGCCGCGGGAATACCGAGTACGGAGGCAACCCGATCGACCTGCCCCCAGGAGCAAACCGTCAGCAAACGATAGGGATTGTCCCTGATCTTCGTCAATGCGTCAGAACCCCAGAAGTCCACGGCCTTGCGGGCAACCTTCGGATCGATGCCGTTCTCGTCGAAGAAGACCACGCAGTCGGCCAGGGCGATCTGGTTTGCCCACGCTTGGGCGACGATGGCGGCCTGGTTTCGATCCAGAACCTCCGCCAGCCGATCGATGTCGCCGCCACCGAGGACGGCGTAGAGATCGGCACCGAAGTGCTTCCAGAGCCTCGCGGCCGTCGCTTTTCCGACACCGGCGAACTCCGGCCGCGAGGCCAGGAATTCCACGATGTATTTGCCGCGCGGCATCACGTTCAAGGAATGACCCTCCTGCCCGTCTGCGTCGAGTGCTCATACCGGGCGACCTTATGGCGAAGTTCGAGATTCTCGCTTCGCAACGATGCCACCTGCTGTTCGAGCGCCGTTATTCGCGCCTTGTCACCGGAATCGCGGGTGGTGGCAGGTGTCTCCGCGGATTTCGGAGGCTCGAGCCCCAAATCCTCGACAGCTTCCATCAGCCGTTTTTCGAAGCGGGCATTCTGGTCGAACGTTTCCCTGTTAAAGCCACAGGCCGTCGCGACGGCGGTCTTGTTCACCCTGCCGCCACGGCTCGGTAGCTTCAATCCGGCGGCTTGCAGGCGCTCGACATATGTTTCAAGCTTCGCATAATTCTCTTCGCTAATCTGTTGGAAACGGTTCAAGCTCATTCCGCCGTACTCCGGTCGCGCTCCACTCTCGGCAATGGCATGTTCAAGCCGGCCTCGGACAGGCCTTTACTTCGCGCGTTGTACTGCCAAGTGGCGAATTTCTCGAGGAAGCGGTTCCTTTCCGCCTTCAGGACGGCAATCTCCGCCTCCAGTCTTTCTACCCGGCCAAGGGCCAAAGCCAGTTCGGCTGACATCTCAGAAGGCGGCACTGTCACCGGCGAAGAACGAAGCCTATCCTTCGCCTGTTGGAAGGCAGTTCGGATGTTTTCCTGTTTATCCAATCCCTGACGTGTGAAGGGCCGTTTGAGCATGCACCCTACCTGCTGCGTCAGCAGTTCCCAACTCAACTTTCCCTGCCAGGAGATGAGGAGTGCGACTATCCGGTCGATCTCGTCGTCCGTAAGTTGGGCCTTCGCCATCGATCAATCCTCCCACATCGCGGCCAGGGTGCCATCGTCTTCCGCCGCCTCCTCGGCGGGATACACACTGGACTCCGGACGTGATGCCTTTGCATCCTGCCGGTCACGAAGTGCCATTGCGACTTCGCTGTCCTTTGATCCGCCGGCTAGGTTCACGACCGTTCCGTCTTGAATGGAGGGATCGTCGTGGATCACAAGAATCCCGCGCAGTTTTTCAACGCTTCTCTGATGGGCCTGAACCCACCTGTCGGCCCCATAGAAGTCGTCGCCCATCGCCAGAAGAGCATCTGCAAGTTGCTTCTCGGTCAGCGAGAGGCGCTTGCCCACGCGCTCCTTGTGCTTGAGGTCTCCCTTGATGAAGACATTTTCGGAGCAATCGAGGCAATCGCCGTGCGTCTGAC
This DNA window, taken from Shinella zoogloeoides, encodes the following:
- a CDS encoding AAA family ATPase: MPRGKYIVEFLASRPEFAGVGKATAARLWKHFGADLYAVLGGGDIDRLAEVLDRNQAAIVAQAWANQIALADCVVFFDENGIDPKVARKAVDFWGSDALTKIRDNPYRLLTVCSWGQVDRVASVLGIPAADPRRQVAAVESVLYDRLDRKHTWCSHRELVVQTAKRLSVSIDSAERALAAAVGDRAALPIAGGYQPAGGAYMERFIESRIEEHIAAVDESDLFLDGITAQDVARFLDGFDPLGSLTGEQREAVMMAIGHRFSLLIGGAGVGKTTALKAVNAAARNFGMKVYQLAIAGRAAKRISEATGQHAQTVASWLKGTADGRLELGRHTLVIIDEASMLDLPTLYRILFHLPKEARCLLVGDTAQLPPIGFGLTLHRLVEETRIPQTELTRILRAAESTGIPQVSVAIRGGTLPHLPAYSSRRGGCSFIRANGRKVIHAIEDVLHDLRGEEVQVLGSVYAGPAGIDAINAYFHAERVATGAPSMNGFADGDPCIWTVNDYDRNLWNGSMGRVVRLDGNTLVVEFEGEKHRIGPNEVERLALAYCISVHKAQGSQFKNVIMSVQPSANMDRAMIYTAVTRATDRVILIGIEPDLVSSVVPYPRSLDRNVALALTDGSQRPG